The Pyrus communis chromosome 9, drPyrComm1.1, whole genome shotgun sequence genome has a segment encoding these proteins:
- the LOC137744021 gene encoding uncharacterized protein At5g39865-like → MRSYHMPFQEPKQKSGMKGMRGKFLKKLKSIPTINTLKHGLLFQLDPAEKFSNPNHQTLSQLVRKNEDCQKKNTLSAELAFKELKDGDTGLGSNVCKENITPPSMETKETVMEDDIFHDAEDDDELPSLLDFEEKCPPGGGDCVVLYSTSVTGVRKTFEDCKAIRFLLESFKVPVYERDLSMHMEFREELWRIFGGRVIPPRLFIKGRYIGGAEEVTALHEQGKLKKLFEGIPIDLSSSPCTGCANVRFVVCFNCNGSRKVFTDGDHENDELCIRCPECNENGLIKCSICC, encoded by the coding sequence ATGCGATCATATCACATGCCATTCCAAGAACCAAAACAGAAGTCTGGGATGAAAGGAATGAGAGGAAAGTTTCTCAAGAAATTGAAGTCCATCCCAACAATTAACACTTTGAAACATGGCCTGCTCTTTCAGCTTGATCCCGCGGAAAAGTTTTCCAATCCGAACCATCAAACACTGTCTCAGCTCGTTCGCAAAAATGAAGATTGTCAGAAGAAGAACACTCTATCGGCGGAGCTTGCATTTAAAGAACTCAAAGATGGAGATACGGGACTGGGTTCTAATGTCTGTAAGGAGAATATTACACCGCCCTCAATGGAAACCAAAGAAACAGTTATGGAGGATGACATTTTTCATGATGCAGAGGATGATGATGAACTTCCGTCTTTGTTAGATTTCGAGGAAAAGTGTCCACCAGGAGGAGGCGATTGTGTCGTTCTGTATTCAACAAGCGTGACAGGGGTTAGGAAAACGTTCGAGGACTGCAAGGCAATCCGGTTTTTGCTGGAGAGTTTCAAGGTACCGGTGTATGAAAGGGACCTTTCGATGCACATGGAATTCAGGGAAGAATTGTGGAGGATATTTGGCGGTAGAGTGATCCCTCCGAGGCTTTTCATCAAGGGAAGGTACATTGGTGGAGCTGAAGAAGTTACAGCACTTCATGAGCAAGGCAAGCTGAAAAAGCTCTTCGAAGGAATCCCAATTGACCTGTCTAGCTCCCCATGCACTGGCTGTGCCAACGTGCGCTTCGTTGTGTGCTTCAATTGCAATGGCAGTCGCAAAGTTTTCACGGATGGTGATCACGAAAACGATGAGTTGTGCATTAGATGTCCGGAGTGCAACGAAAATGGTTTGATCAAGTGCTCCATCTGCTGCTGA